One segment of Thermoanaerobacter kivui DNA contains the following:
- the gyrA gene encoding DNA gyrase subunit A produces MSEEKEKVIPVDIEDEMKKSYIDYAMSVIVGRALPDVRDGLKPVHRRILYAMNELGLTPDKPYKKSVAVVGEVLGKYHPHGDAAVYDTLVRLAQDFSMRETLIDGHGNFGSIDGDPPAAMRYTEARLSKIALEMLTDINKETVDFVPNFDETLKEPVVLPSRFPNLLVNGSQGIAVGMATNIPPHNLGEVIDGIVAYIDNPYISVDELMKYIKGPDFPTGGIILGRDGIKETYETGRGKIVVRAKAEIEEHHGKMRIVITEIPYMVLKAKLIEKIAELVRDKHIEGISDLRDESDRNGMKIVIELKRDVNPKVILNKLYMHTQMQQTFGAIMLALVDGEPKILNLKQIIEKYVDHQADVVTRRTKFDLRRAEERAHILEGLKIALDHIDEVINIIRSSKTEAIAKQNLMDKFGLSEKQAQAIVDMRLGRLTGLERQKVEDELKELIEKIKELKEILADERKVLEIIKKELLEIKDKYATPRKTSIVAKEEELDLEDLVQLEDVVVTMTHYGYIKRMPLDIYKAQKRGGKGILGISTREDDFVEDIFITTTHDRLLFFTNKGKVYSLRTIDIPETGRQAKGTAIVNLIQIAQGEKVTAVIPLKKSEDIKYVVMCTKRGIIKKTSIEEFRSIKRNGIIAITLEENDELINTKLTNGEREIIIGTAKGYAIRFNEKDIRPMGRVAKGVIAISLREDDEVVEMDLVHPGSEILVVTEKGFGKRTDLEEYRLQTRAGKGIIAIRLSEKTGKLVSIRSVNPEDEFMIISANGILIRMKVSEISKMHRDTRGVTLMKLDDGDRVVSTARINNEET; encoded by the coding sequence ATGAGTGAAGAAAAAGAGAAAGTAATCCCAGTAGACATTGAAGATGAAATGAAAAAATCTTATATAGATTATGCGATGAGTGTAATTGTTGGAAGGGCACTGCCAGATGTGAGAGATGGTTTAAAACCAGTTCATAGAAGGATTCTCTATGCTATGAATGAGTTGGGATTAACTCCTGACAAGCCCTATAAAAAGAGCGTTGCAGTTGTTGGTGAAGTGTTAGGGAAATACCATCCTCATGGCGATGCGGCTGTTTATGATACTTTAGTGAGACTAGCACAGGATTTTTCAATGAGAGAAACTTTGATAGATGGGCACGGAAACTTTGGAAGCATAGATGGAGACCCTCCAGCTGCCATGAGGTATACAGAGGCGAGGCTTTCAAAAATTGCCCTTGAAATGCTTACAGATATAAATAAAGAAACAGTAGATTTTGTGCCAAACTTTGACGAGACTTTAAAAGAACCAGTTGTGCTTCCTTCTCGATTTCCTAATCTTTTAGTCAATGGTTCTCAAGGCATTGCTGTAGGTATGGCTACCAACATTCCTCCTCACAATTTAGGAGAAGTCATAGATGGCATTGTCGCTTATATAGACAATCCTTATATTTCAGTAGATGAACTGATGAAATATATAAAGGGACCTGACTTTCCTACAGGAGGAATAATTCTAGGAAGAGACGGTATAAAAGAGACTTATGAGACAGGAAGAGGTAAAATTGTCGTTAGGGCAAAGGCAGAAATTGAAGAACATCACGGTAAGATGAGAATCGTAATTACTGAGATTCCCTATATGGTGCTTAAAGCTAAGTTAATTGAAAAAATAGCTGAGTTAGTCCGTGACAAGCACATAGAAGGGATTTCTGATTTGAGAGATGAATCTGATAGGAATGGAATGAAAATTGTAATAGAACTAAAAAGAGATGTCAATCCAAAGGTGATACTTAATAAACTTTACATGCACACACAAATGCAACAGACTTTTGGAGCTATAATGTTAGCTCTTGTAGATGGAGAGCCAAAAATATTAAATTTAAAGCAGATTATAGAAAAGTATGTAGATCATCAAGCAGATGTTGTAACGAGAAGGACCAAGTTTGACTTAAGAAGAGCGGAAGAAAGAGCCCATATTTTAGAAGGATTAAAAATCGCTCTTGACCACATTGATGAAGTGATAAATATAATAAGAAGTTCGAAGACAGAAGCAATTGCTAAGCAAAATTTAATGGACAAGTTTGGGTTAAGCGAAAAACAAGCACAAGCGATAGTTGACATGAGATTAGGAAGGTTGACTGGGCTTGAAAGGCAAAAAGTAGAAGATGAGCTTAAGGAGTTAATTGAAAAGATAAAAGAATTAAAGGAAATTTTGGCAGATGAAAGAAAAGTGCTGGAAATAATCAAAAAAGAGCTTTTGGAAATAAAAGATAAATATGCTACTCCGAGAAAGACAAGCATTGTGGCAAAAGAAGAAGAGTTAGATTTAGAGGATTTGGTTCAATTGGAAGATGTTGTAGTGACAATGACACACTATGGATATATAAAGAGAATGCCTCTTGATATTTATAAAGCTCAAAAACGTGGAGGGAAAGGCATATTAGGTATATCTACAAGAGAAGATGACTTTGTAGAGGATATATTTATCACTACAACTCATGACAGACTGTTGTTCTTTACAAACAAAGGGAAGGTATATAGTTTAAGGACAATAGACATTCCTGAAACAGGAAGACAAGCAAAAGGCACGGCTATTGTCAATCTCATACAAATAGCTCAAGGAGAGAAAGTCACAGCGGTTATTCCTCTTAAAAAGTCAGAAGATATTAAATATGTTGTTATGTGTACTAAAAGAGGCATAATAAAAAAGACTTCTATAGAAGAATTCAGGTCAATTAAAAGAAATGGTATAATAGCTATTACATTGGAGGAGAATGACGAGCTTATAAATACAAAATTAACAAATGGAGAAAGAGAAATAATTATAGGAACTGCTAAAGGCTATGCTATAAGGTTCAATGAAAAAGACATAAGGCCTATGGGAAGAGTGGCAAAGGGTGTAATAGCTATTTCCTTGAGAGAAGATGATGAAGTGGTAGAAATGGACCTTGTTCACCCGGGTAGCGAAATTTTGGTAGTTACAGAAAAAGGATTTGGAAAAAGAACTGATTTAGAGGAATACAGGCTTCAAACAAGAGCGGGAAAAGGAATAATTGCAATAAGACTTAGTGAAAAAACTGGTAAATTAGTATCTATAAGGTCGGTAAATCCGGAAGATGAGTTTATGATAATTTCTGCAAATGGAATTCTTATAAGAATGAAGGTGTCTGAAATATCTA